The Sulfurovum riftiae genome has a window encoding:
- a CDS encoding NAD(P)/FAD-dependent oxidoreductase, translating into MNNEKMIIVGAGAAGLAAAITAARRGQQVELLEQNSRPGKKILVSGNGKCNITNRYIAANRFHSRNPDFIEETLNGYDFPVIKDFFTSIGLELIEGKEGKIFPMSLQASSVVELLEYEAKRVGVEIHCDCKVTRITKEGDDFILETSLGEKRSKRLLITSGSPAAPQLGGNNSGYLFATTMGHTLIPRHPSLVQLCSEESWVKTCAGVKVAGVAKLYANGEYITEKKGDLLFTNYGISGLAILDLSREVSTRLAAFDYCELSLDLMPALSKEKLTNLMLSRIQKESGKPVTLWLQGILHKKLARVVLEHSKCKSRAEGDLNRKEVNKLVHTIKNLKLSINDTKGFKGAEVSTGGVDTSEVSPQTMASRLVPGLYFAGEVLDVDGDRGGFNFHFAWVSGIRAGKAVRN; encoded by the coding sequence ATGAACAATGAAAAGATGATAATTGTGGGGGCAGGGGCTGCAGGGCTTGCTGCTGCCATTACTGCAGCAAGAAGAGGACAACAGGTAGAGCTGCTGGAGCAGAACAGCAGGCCGGGCAAGAAGATCCTTGTCTCAGGTAACGGAAAGTGCAACATCACCAACCGCTATATCGCAGCGAACCGTTTTCATTCCCGCAACCCTGATTTTATCGAGGAGACGCTGAACGGTTATGACTTTCCTGTTATAAAAGATTTTTTTACCTCCATAGGACTTGAGCTTATAGAGGGCAAAGAGGGGAAGATCTTCCCCATGTCCCTGCAGGCCTCTTCCGTTGTTGAACTTTTGGAATATGAAGCGAAGAGGGTAGGGGTGGAGATACATTGCGACTGCAAGGTGACCCGTATCACGAAAGAGGGTGATGATTTCATTCTGGAGACCTCTCTGGGAGAGAAACGCTCCAAGAGACTGCTGATCACATCGGGGTCGCCTGCCGCACCGCAGCTGGGCGGCAATAACTCAGGGTATCTCTTCGCAACGACCATGGGGCATACACTTATCCCCAGGCATCCCTCTCTGGTACAGCTCTGTTCGGAGGAGTCCTGGGTAAAAACATGTGCCGGGGTCAAGGTAGCCGGCGTGGCAAAACTCTATGCCAATGGAGAGTACATCACCGAGAAAAAGGGCGATCTGCTCTTTACCAATTACGGCATCAGCGGACTGGCCATCCTGGACCTGAGCCGCGAAGTGAGCACACGCCTGGCCGCCTTCGACTACTGTGAACTCAGCCTTGACCTTATGCCCGCCCTCAGCAAAGAGAAACTCACCAACCTGATGCTTTCAAGAATACAAAAAGAGAGCGGGAAACCTGTAACTCTTTGGTTGCAGGGCATACTCCATAAAAAACTGGCGAGAGTCGTTCTTGAACACTCCAAATGCAAGAGCAGGGCAGAAGGTGATCTCAACCGAAAAGAGGTCAACAAGCTCGTACATACCATCAAGAACCTCAAACTCAGCATCAACGACACCAAAGGCTTCAAAGGTGCAGAAGTCTCTACCGGCGGGGTGGATACCAGCGAAGTGTCCCCTCAGACCATGGCATCACGGCTCGTCCCCGGTCTCTATTTTGCAGGAGAAGTCCTCGATGTGGACGGAGACAGGGGAGGGTTCAACTTCCATTTCGCCTGGGTAAGCGGGATACGGGCAGGGAAAGCGGTTAGGAATTAG
- a CDS encoding YgaP-like transmembrane domain, protein MLCAERMQRIVQAIILGLIMGLAGSKMFAAAFIVTFAMMVMLFIAGLTGFCPGLMILKKIFPPCECEESKDK, encoded by the coding sequence ATGTTATGTGCTGAAAGAATGCAGCGTATCGTACAGGCGATCATTTTGGGTCTTATTATGGGATTGGCAGGATCAAAGATGTTCGCTGCCGCCTTTATTGTCACTTTCGCGATGATGGTCATGCTTTTTATTGCCGGTCTCACAGGTTTCTGTCCCGGACTGATGATCCTCAAAAAGATCTTTCCTCCCTGTGAATGTGAAGAGAGCAAGGATAAATAA
- a CDS encoding MTH1187 family thiamine-binding protein — protein MSALVEFSIFPTEQTQSKSAFVARVLDIVDRSGLEYQLTPMGTIIEGETVEEVMAVINAAYAELQKDCGRIYSSIKIDWRDGPVGRLNKKVGSVEAKLGRKLRS, from the coding sequence ATGTCAGCACTCGTTGAATTTTCCATCTTCCCCACTGAACAGACACAAAGCAAAAGCGCTTTTGTCGCACGGGTACTCGATATCGTCGACAGAAGCGGTCTTGAATATCAGCTTACCCCTATGGGAACCATTATAGAAGGGGAAACCGTTGAAGAGGTCATGGCGGTGATCAATGCTGCCTACGCAGAGCTGCAGAAGGATTGCGGACGTATCTACAGCTCCATAAAGATCGACTGGCGTGACGGCCCGGTAGGCAGACTCAACAAAAAGGTCGGTTCGGTCGAGGCCAAGCTGGGCCGTAAACTTAGAAGTTAG
- the purM gene encoding phosphoribosylformylglycinamidine cyclo-ligase, with protein sequence MSNISYKDAGVDIDAGNEFVEAIKADVKSTFDKNVIGGIGSFAGAYALPSGYKEPVILSATDGVGTKLKIAIESGKLDTVGIDLVAMCVNDLICNNGVPMFFLDYYATGKLLPQNAKDVVSGIAEGCRRSECALVGGETAEMPGMYSDDDFDLAGFAVGIAERSEMDTVANVKEGQVLIAMPSSGVHSNGYSLVRKLFFDKLGMSLETEFEGKLLLETLLEPTRIYVKEYKANKQYIKALAHITGGGIVENLPRVLPEGMRAVVNKDAIRVLPIFEFMGQYVDEEEMYRAFNMGVGMVWVVEPEDVDAVLANTDGYVIGVLAAGEKGVELV encoded by the coding sequence ATGTCAAATATTTCATATAAAGATGCCGGTGTCGATATTGATGCGGGAAACGAGTTCGTTGAAGCGATCAAAGCAGATGTCAAATCGACCTTCGACAAGAACGTCATAGGCGGTATCGGTTCCTTTGCCGGTGCCTATGCCCTCCCCTCAGGCTATAAAGAGCCGGTGATCCTCTCCGCAACGGATGGTGTGGGGACCAAGCTCAAGATCGCCATTGAGAGCGGGAAACTTGATACTGTTGGTATCGACCTTGTTGCCATGTGTGTCAATGACCTTATCTGTAACAACGGTGTACCGATGTTCTTCCTTGACTATTATGCGACAGGAAAACTGCTTCCCCAGAACGCCAAGGATGTGGTCTCGGGGATCGCCGAGGGGTGCAGACGCTCCGAGTGTGCCCTTGTCGGTGGAGAGACGGCGGAGATGCCGGGAATGTACTCCGATGATGACTTTGACCTTGCCGGTTTTGCCGTAGGGATCGCGGAGCGTTCTGAGATGGATACAGTGGCCAATGTGAAAGAGGGACAGGTACTCATCGCGATGCCGAGTTCAGGCGTTCACTCCAACGGATACTCTCTGGTCAGAAAACTCTTCTTCGATAAGCTTGGGATGAGCCTTGAGACCGAGTTCGAAGGCAAACTGCTGCTTGAGACACTGCTCGAGCCGACACGTATCTATGTCAAAGAGTACAAGGCCAACAAGCAGTACATCAAGGCATTGGCGCACATCACGGGCGGCGGGATCGTCGAGAACCTCCCAAGAGTACTTCCCGAAGGGATGAGAGCTGTTGTCAACAAGGATGCCATCCGTGTGCTGCCTATCTTTGAATTCATGGGACAGTATGTCGATGAAGAGGAGATGTACAGGGCCTTCAACATGGGTGTAGGAATGGTATGGGTCGTAGAACCTGAGGATGTGGATGCGGTGCTTGCCAATACAGATGGATATGTCATTGGTGTGCTGGCAGCTGGCGAAAAAGGCGTGGAACTCGTATAA
- a CDS encoding replication-associated recombination protein A has protein sequence MVNFALKYRPKTLDEVMGQQHLLGEEAPLRKLIEADALPHIFLYGPPGCGKTTLARIIATQLDRPFYEMNATTLKIDDLRKIFKEYANALQKPLIFIDEVHRLSKNQQEVLLPFMENNAALIIGASTENPYYSLTAAMRSRSHLFELEALEQKEMSAFLEKIIDLEEIEVETEALEYLVFSSGGDVRAMLNLLESAQAVSSPITLKTLKQIRPHAMQAGSSESESHYELTSAMIKSIRGSNIDAALYYLARLIEGGEPAEFIARRLAILASEDIGNANPPALNLAASTLNIVKHIGYPEARISLSQLVVYLASSPKSNAAYMAINRAQKAIKEGEIHPIPNHIKTHAKNYVYPHDFGGWVAQEYLSKPMRFYETEQIGFEKTLSEWHKKIVSKDS, from the coding sequence GTGGTCAACTTTGCACTCAAATACCGTCCAAAAACACTCGACGAGGTCATGGGACAGCAGCATTTACTGGGAGAAGAGGCACCACTGAGGAAGCTGATAGAGGCCGATGCCCTGCCCCATATCTTTCTCTACGGTCCCCCGGGGTGCGGAAAGACCACACTGGCACGCATTATCGCAACACAGCTGGACAGGCCCTTCTACGAGATGAATGCCACCACCCTCAAGATCGATGACCTTCGGAAGATCTTCAAAGAGTATGCCAATGCCCTGCAGAAACCGCTTATCTTCATCGACGAGGTACACAGATTGAGTAAGAACCAGCAGGAGGTCCTGCTGCCGTTCATGGAGAACAATGCCGCCCTCATCATCGGTGCCTCCACAGAGAACCCCTATTACTCCCTGACAGCCGCCATGCGTTCCCGTTCACACCTTTTCGAGCTTGAAGCACTCGAGCAGAAAGAGATGTCCGCTTTTCTGGAGAAGATTATCGACCTCGAAGAGATCGAAGTAGAAACGGAAGCATTGGAGTATCTGGTCTTCTCAAGCGGCGGTGATGTCAGGGCGATGCTCAACCTCCTTGAAAGCGCACAGGCGGTCAGCTCTCCCATCACACTGAAAACACTCAAGCAGATACGCCCGCATGCCATGCAGGCAGGAAGCAGCGAGAGCGAGAGCCATTATGAACTCACTTCAGCCATGATCAAAAGTATCAGGGGCTCCAATATTGATGCGGCACTCTACTACCTTGCCAGACTTATAGAAGGCGGGGAACCTGCCGAATTCATTGCCAGACGACTTGCCATACTGGCCAGCGAGGATATCGGCAATGCCAATCCCCCTGCTCTCAACCTTGCCGCATCCACCCTGAATATCGTGAAACATATAGGCTATCCGGAAGCGCGTATCTCCCTCTCACAGCTGGTGGTCTACCTGGCATCATCACCCAAGTCAAATGCTGCCTACATGGCCATCAACCGTGCCCAGAAAGCCATCAAAGAAGGAGAGATACACCCTATTCCCAACCACATCAAGACCCATGCGAAAAACTATGTCTATCCGCATGATTTCGGTGGATGGGTGGCGCAGGAGTATCTCTCCAAACCGATGCGTTTCTATGAGACAGAGCAGATCGGGTTCGAAAAGACCCTCTCCGAATGGCACAAGAAGATCGTCTCAAAAGATTCCTGA
- the typA gene encoding translational GTPase TypA, with the protein MQKIKNIAVIAHVDHGKTTLVDQLLQQSGTYADHQEVQERAMDSNDIEKERGITILSKNTAITYGDHKINIIDTPGHADFGGEVERVLKMVDGVLMLVDAQEGVMPQTKFVLKKAIELGLIPVVVINKIDKDGAEPDRVLDEMFDLLVALDANEEQLEFPVLYAAARDGYAKWEMEDENKDMTPLFEAIIEKVPYPTGSPDNDTQAQVFTLDNDNFVGRIGITRIFNGKVKKGDEYLLVKADGEKTKSRISKLIGFKGLERMEIQEAEAGDIVAIAGFNDIDVGDSICDPVNPVALDPMHVEEPTLSVIMSVNDGPLAGTEGKHVTSNKISERLEKEMETNIAMRMEPMGDASFKVSGRGELQIGILAENMRREGFEFLLARPEVVVKEENGVKMEPFEHLVVDVPEEFQGVAIEKLGKRKAEMTSLTPMPDGTVRIEFEIPARGLIGFRSEFLTDTKGEGIMNHSFIEYRPYSGTVVSRTPGALVSMDNGEAVAFSIFNLQARGTLFIKPQDKVYTGMVIGESARPGDLDVNPLKGKQLTNMRTSGADDAIKLVPPRQITLENAMEWIEDDELIEITPESIRIRKKFLDPTKRKRMARDKKNLEKS; encoded by the coding sequence ATGCAAAAAATCAAAAACATTGCGGTTATCGCACACGTTGACCACGGAAAAACGACCCTCGTCGACCAGCTTCTTCAGCAGTCCGGAACCTATGCGGACCACCAGGAAGTACAAGAGAGAGCGATGGACTCCAATGACATCGAAAAAGAGAGAGGGATCACGATCCTGTCAAAGAATACAGCCATTACCTACGGTGACCATAAGATCAACATCATCGACACCCCGGGCCACGCCGATTTCGGTGGAGAGGTCGAGCGTGTCCTCAAGATGGTCGATGGTGTATTGATGCTCGTCGATGCACAGGAAGGGGTGATGCCTCAGACCAAGTTCGTACTGAAGAAAGCGATTGAGCTCGGTCTCATTCCGGTTGTTGTCATCAACAAGATCGACAAGGACGGTGCAGAGCCTGACAGAGTACTCGATGAGATGTTCGACCTGCTTGTTGCACTCGATGCGAACGAAGAGCAGCTTGAATTTCCTGTACTTTATGCTGCGGCAAGAGACGGGTATGCGAAATGGGAAATGGAAGATGAGAACAAGGACATGACACCGCTGTTCGAAGCGATCATTGAAAAAGTACCCTACCCTACCGGTTCACCTGACAACGACACGCAGGCACAGGTCTTTACACTTGACAACGACAACTTCGTAGGGCGTATCGGTATTACACGTATCTTCAACGGTAAAGTGAAGAAAGGTGACGAGTACCTGCTTGTCAAGGCTGACGGCGAGAAGACGAAATCACGTATCTCCAAGCTTATCGGGTTCAAGGGTCTTGAGCGAATGGAGATCCAGGAGGCTGAAGCGGGAGATATCGTAGCGATCGCAGGATTCAACGATATCGATGTGGGTGACTCCATCTGTGACCCTGTCAATCCTGTTGCATTGGATCCTATGCATGTTGAGGAGCCAACACTTTCAGTTATCATGTCGGTAAATGATGGTCCTTTGGCCGGTACCGAGGGGAAACATGTTACCTCCAATAAAATTTCTGAAAGACTTGAAAAAGAGATGGAGACCAATATTGCGATGCGTATGGAGCCTATGGGAGATGCCTCCTTCAAGGTTTCAGGTCGTGGTGAACTTCAGATCGGTATCCTGGCTGAGAACATGAGACGTGAAGGCTTCGAGTTCCTTCTTGCCAGACCGGAAGTTGTTGTCAAAGAAGAGAACGGTGTCAAAATGGAGCCGTTCGAACACCTTGTAGTAGACGTTCCTGAAGAGTTCCAGGGTGTCGCGATCGAAAAACTGGGGAAAAGAAAAGCGGAAATGACCTCTCTTACACCAATGCCTGACGGTACGGTAAGGATCGAATTCGAGATCCCTGCACGCGGGCTTATCGGTTTCCGTTCGGAGTTCCTGACGGATACCAAGGGTGAAGGTATCATGAACCACTCTTTCATCGAGTACAGACCGTACTCCGGAACAGTGGTCAGCCGTACACCGGGTGCGCTTGTCTCTATGGACAATGGTGAAGCGGTCGCCTTCTCCATCTTCAACCTTCAGGCAAGAGGTACACTTTTCATCAAACCGCAGGATAAGGTCTATACAGGAATGGTCATTGGTGAGAGTGCAAGACCGGGAGACCTCGATGTCAACCCGCTCAAAGGAAAGCAGCTTACCAACATGAGAACCTCCGGCGCGGATGATGCTATCAAACTGGTACCGCCAAGACAGATCACACTTGAGAATGCCATGGAGTGGATCGAGGATGACGAGCTCATCGAGATCACACCTGAGAGTATCAGGATCCGTAAGAAGTTCCTTGACCCGACGAAGAGGAAGAGGATGGCGAGAGACAAAAAGAATCTCGAAAAATCCTAA
- a CDS encoding pseudouridine synthase, protein MRLNKYISHHTKYSRREADRLIEEGEVKLNRKVIREFGYEVQDGDQVSVKDRPVKPSSEVTVIVYNKPKGVLVTKKDDRGRATIYHKLPGKFRHFVPVGRLDYASEGLLILTDNIEVATALMESDLERTYNLKIDKPITQEMVTAMKEGLVLDDARAGGHEKSKIYSMEFAPFAHFEIRAEGKSFTKLRVTITEGKNRELRRFFGHFDAKVLDLKRVAYGGIELNNLPTNKTRFFTRREYDDLHKFIKQLKAEKKAEAKNRVNALKQEEANLKAKKKKKD, encoded by the coding sequence ATGAGACTGAACAAATATATATCACACCATACCAAATACTCCAGAAGAGAGGCAGACAGACTGATTGAAGAGGGAGAGGTAAAGCTGAATAGAAAAGTGATACGCGAATTCGGATATGAAGTACAGGATGGCGACCAGGTCTCCGTCAAAGACAGACCGGTCAAACCCAGCAGCGAAGTGACCGTCATCGTCTACAACAAACCCAAAGGGGTGCTGGTCACGAAAAAAGATGACCGGGGACGTGCGACCATCTACCATAAGCTTCCGGGCAAATTCAGGCACTTTGTACCTGTAGGAAGGCTCGACTATGCCTCGGAGGGACTTTTGATCCTCACGGACAATATAGAAGTGGCTACGGCACTGATGGAGAGCGATCTGGAACGTACCTACAACCTCAAGATAGACAAACCTATCACCCAGGAGATGGTCACGGCAATGAAGGAAGGCCTGGTACTTGACGATGCACGGGCCGGAGGGCACGAGAAGAGCAAGATCTACAGCATGGAGTTCGCTCCTTTCGCCCATTTCGAGATCAGGGCGGAAGGCAAGAGCTTTACGAAGCTTCGTGTGACCATTACAGAAGGGAAAAACAGGGAACTGAGACGCTTTTTCGGCCATTTCGATGCCAAAGTACTTGACCTCAAGCGTGTCGCATACGGCGGCATAGAACTCAACAACCTGCCGACCAACAAAACACGCTTCTTCACCCGCCGGGAGTATGATGACCTTCACAAATTCATCAAACAGCTTAAAGCGGAGAAAAAAGCGGAAGCGAAGAACAGGGTCAATGCCCTCAAGCAGGAAGAGGCGAACCTGAAAGCCAAGAAGAAGAAAAAAGACTGA
- a CDS encoding KpsF/GutQ family sugar-phosphate isomerase, translating into MDLIKIAQETFQTEAEALQTMAARLDRSFLDAIEVILATKGKLIVTGVGKSGLVGAKMAATFASTGTSSFFLHPTEALHGDLGMIGKEDTLLAISSSGESEELTKILPHIKRFDIPLIGLTGNADSSLAHYADVWIDISVEKEACPLNVAPTTSTTLTMALGDAMAVALMKQRGFKQEDFASFHPGGTLGKKLFVKIKDLMRTKSLPIIKSDTPLQEAIVAMSEGKLGTVLIIDEHDRFTALLSDGDLRRALMREDFSMEQPAITYATQHPKSYSNTELLASEALEIIENERIQLLPITDETKKIIGVLHIHDLVNAGIKSR; encoded by the coding sequence ATGGATCTCATTAAAATTGCACAGGAAACATTTCAGACAGAGGCAGAAGCACTGCAGACGATGGCAGCACGTCTGGACCGGAGCTTTTTGGATGCGATCGAAGTGATCCTTGCCACCAAAGGTAAACTGATCGTCACGGGTGTAGGGAAGTCAGGCCTTGTCGGAGCCAAGATGGCAGCTACCTTCGCTTCCACGGGGACCTCGAGTTTCTTTCTGCATCCTACGGAAGCACTGCATGGCGACCTGGGCATGATAGGAAAGGAAGATACACTGCTGGCCATCAGCAGCAGCGGAGAGAGCGAAGAGCTTACCAAGATCCTTCCGCATATCAAACGTTTCGATATCCCGCTCATCGGGCTGACGGGCAATGCAGACTCCTCGCTGGCACACTATGCCGATGTCTGGATCGACATCTCCGTGGAGAAAGAGGCCTGCCCTCTGAATGTGGCACCGACGACATCCACGACCCTGACGATGGCCCTAGGGGATGCCATGGCGGTCGCACTGATGAAGCAGCGTGGATTCAAACAGGAGGATTTCGCCTCTTTCCATCCGGGAGGGACTCTTGGCAAGAAGCTTTTTGTCAAGATCAAAGACCTGATGCGTACGAAATCACTTCCCATCATCAAGAGCGATACACCGCTCCAGGAGGCCATCGTCGCGATGAGCGAAGGGAAACTGGGTACCGTCCTCATCATCGATGAACACGACCGATTCACCGCACTGCTCAGTGACGGAGACCTCAGACGTGCCCTGATGCGTGAGGATTTCAGTATGGAGCAGCCGGCCATCACCTACGCGACCCAGCACCCGAAAAGCTACAGCAACACCGAACTGCTTGCCAGCGAAGCGCTGGAGATCATAGAAAATGAACGCATACAGCTGCTGCCCATTACGGATGAAACCAAGAAGATCATCGGTGTACTGCACATCCATGACCTGGTCAATGCCGGTATCAAAAGCAGATAA
- a CDS encoding alanine/glycine:cation symporter family protein — protein sequence MDSIFEQINSLLASVFFFDIFFGLGDGATMPFIVAWLVVGGVFLTFRFGFINVRMFSHAFKIITGKYRTADDVGEITPFQSLTTALSATVGLGNIAGVAIAIAVGGPGATFWMILAGFFGMTLKFTEVTLAQIYREKRPDGRLMGGAMQYLSKGLASKGHAKLGKALAVIFAVLAIGGSLGAGNAFQTSQAMGVLVDRVPFFASYPIVFGLIMAAVVGFVIIGGIKRIASTAEKIVPLMVLIYLAASLWILIANASAVPAAISTIFHEAFAPTAAVGGMIGVLVQGFKRAAFSSEAGIGSAAIVHSTASVKYPVRQGFVALYEPFIDTIVICTMTALVIVTTGVYDPSGAFGDLVVAKQGAALTAAAYGTVISWFPVILSFSIILFAFSTMISWSYYGERSWTYLFGEKYTLVYKLIFISFTVMASVTSASAMLEFSDLLILTMALPNIIGLYILQGDVKANLNAYMAKWKNGELDAEAIRK from the coding sequence ATGGACAGCATATTTGAACAAATCAACAGCCTATTGGCTTCCGTCTTCTTTTTTGATATCTTTTTTGGTTTGGGGGACGGGGCGACCATGCCCTTTATCGTTGCCTGGCTGGTCGTAGGCGGGGTCTTCCTGACCTTCCGTTTCGGATTTATCAATGTACGTATGTTCTCCCATGCCTTCAAGATCATTACCGGAAAATACCGTACCGCTGATGATGTCGGGGAGATCACCCCTTTCCAGTCCCTTACCACGGCACTTTCTGCCACGGTCGGTCTGGGGAATATCGCCGGAGTTGCCATTGCCATTGCAGTAGGGGGTCCAGGTGCCACGTTCTGGATGATCCTGGCAGGCTTCTTCGGTATGACACTGAAGTTCACCGAGGTCACCCTCGCACAGATATACCGTGAAAAAAGGCCTGATGGCCGTCTCATGGGCGGTGCGATGCAATACCTTTCCAAAGGCCTGGCCTCCAAAGGGCATGCCAAACTGGGGAAAGCCCTTGCCGTGATCTTCGCCGTTCTGGCCATCGGGGGGAGCCTTGGGGCCGGGAATGCTTTCCAGACCTCACAGGCCATGGGCGTGCTGGTCGACCGTGTCCCTTTCTTTGCTTCCTATCCCATTGTCTTCGGCCTCATTATGGCAGCGGTCGTCGGTTTTGTCATCATCGGCGGGATCAAACGTATCGCAAGTACAGCCGAGAAGATCGTACCTTTGATGGTACTGATCTACCTGGCCGCCTCTCTCTGGATACTCATCGCCAATGCCTCTGCCGTACCGGCTGCCATCTCCACCATCTTCCATGAAGCTTTTGCCCCGACAGCGGCAGTAGGGGGCATGATAGGAGTTCTGGTGCAGGGATTCAAGCGTGCGGCCTTCTCCTCTGAAGCAGGTATCGGTTCAGCTGCCATCGTTCACTCGACCGCTTCGGTCAAATACCCGGTACGTCAGGGTTTCGTTGCCCTCTATGAACCCTTCATCGATACGATCGTCATCTGTACCATGACCGCACTGGTCATCGTCACCACAGGCGTATATGACCCTTCCGGAGCCTTTGGTGACCTCGTTGTCGCGAAGCAGGGGGCAGCACTCACAGCAGCAGCCTACGGTACCGTGATCTCATGGTTCCCGGTGATCCTCTCTTTCTCCATCATCCTTTTTGCCTTCTCCACGATGATCTCCTGGTCCTACTACGGTGAACGGTCATGGACCTACCTTTTCGGAGAAAAATACACTCTTGTCTACAAACTCATCTTCATCTCCTTTACGGTCATGGCCTCCGTTACCAGCGCCTCAGCCATGCTGGAATTCTCAGACCTGCTCATCCTGACCATGGCACTGCCTAACATCATAGGACTCTATATACTGCAGGGCGATGTCAAAGCGAACCTGAACGCCTATATGGCCAAATGGAAGAACGGTGAACTGGATGCGGAAGCGATCAGGAAGTAA
- a CDS encoding LysM peptidoglycan-binding domain-containing C40 family peptidase produces MFTLGTASLHAAGKTTKHTIKKGDTLYSIAHKNHTTIEKLRKINHLGKGETLKIGKVLKVPTTSTAKKKSTKLAKKSKKHSIKTNKSTKRHTEQKLAKALKGIKSKELTKVKKSNKFALSDFVFNKKSSSSVKGKKLIALAKKKLGKRYVWGATGQRNTFDCSGLTSYVCKKNGIKIPRRAIEQSKYGKYVKRSDLKPGDLIFFDTSKRRKGYVNHVGIYIGNNKFIHASSAKKKVVITSLNKNFYSQRYKGARRVGS; encoded by the coding sequence ATGTTTACTTTGGGAACTGCGTCTTTGCACGCGGCTGGGAAAACGACAAAGCATACGATCAAGAAGGGCGATACTCTTTACTCTATCGCCCATAAGAACCATACTACGATCGAAAAACTGAGAAAGATCAACCATCTGGGAAAAGGTGAGACACTCAAAATCGGTAAAGTACTGAAAGTACCGACAACTTCCACAGCGAAGAAAAAATCTACAAAACTTGCCAAAAAAAGCAAAAAACACTCCATCAAGACAAACAAATCGACCAAAAGACATACAGAACAGAAGCTGGCCAAAGCGCTCAAGGGTATCAAATCCAAAGAGCTCACCAAGGTCAAAAAGTCCAACAAGTTCGCACTTTCGGACTTTGTCTTCAACAAGAAGAGCAGCTCCAGCGTCAAAGGGAAAAAGCTGATCGCGCTTGCCAAAAAGAAACTGGGCAAAAGATATGTCTGGGGTGCGACAGGTCAGAGAAATACCTTCGACTGTTCCGGGCTTACCTCGTATGTCTGCAAAAAGAACGGCATCAAGATCCCAAGAAGAGCGATCGAGCAGTCCAAGTACGGCAAATATGTCAAAAGAAGCGACCTGAAACCGGGTGATCTTATCTTCTTCGATACATCCAAGAGACGCAAAGGGTATGTGAACCATGTCGGTATCTATATCGGGAACAACAAGTTCATCCATGCCAGTTCGGCAAAGAAAAAAGTGGTCATTACCAGCCTGAATAAAAACTTTTACAGTCAACGCTACAAAGGTGCAAGAAGAGTCGGTTCCTGA